A stretch of the Lactuca sativa cultivar Salinas chromosome 9, Lsat_Salinas_v11, whole genome shotgun sequence genome encodes the following:
- the LOC111888104 gene encoding chaperone protein dnaJ 11, chloroplastic → MNDARLSPVVSTGKVHFRCHKGCTCKALLHATEADQVVDSTCRRCSSLYEVLRVKRNATPIEIKAAYRSLAKIYHPDTSDLKQHDHNGNFIEIHNAYATLYDPAERAMYDMKLNTGLGRRSGSFTAGGKRRGVYTSRRWETDQCW, encoded by the coding sequence ATGAATGATGCGCGGTTATCACCGGTTGTTTCAACCGGAAAAGTGCATTTCCGATGTCACAAGGGTTGTACTTGTAAGGCCTTGCTTCATGCAACAGAGGCAGACCAGGTCGTTGATTCGACGTGCAGAAGATGTTCCAGTTTATACGAAGTCCTAAGAGTCAAACGTAACGCCACGCCTATCGAGATCAAGGCTGCATATCGCAGTTTAGCGAAGATTTACCATCCTGATACTTCGGATCTGAAGCAACATGATCACAATGGAAACTTTATCGAGATTCACAATGCTTATGCCACGTTATATGATCCTGCGGAGCGAGCGATGTATGATATGAAGTTGAACACGGGATTAGGACGGCGTTCGGGGTCGTTCACGGCCGGCGGAAAGAGGCGGGGTGTGTACACCTCCCGGCGATGGGAGACTGATCAGTGTTGGTAG